In Alkalihalobacillus sp. FSL W8-0930, a single window of DNA contains:
- a CDS encoding class I SAM-dependent methyltransferase, whose translation MFTLHKGVNMIPLVYDQLNQSTLDSMFFCTLLKKSNAKMIADLGCGTGRITEQFVKEGYHVTAIDTNQEALNLATQKEFKGNVEWILGDSKDLKNNTYDAVVMTANVAQVFLTSESWKQMLSDVYRALKPGGHMIFDVRNPLAKVWEEWEQDLSPDYAKHPETGEALEILTDYEGFTEDVYTFFESVRQVSTGKILQKERLQLRFQAKEEIDLSLKQTGFNEIHTYGDWQLKQASSRSKSFIYMGKK comes from the coding sequence TTGTTTACTCTTCATAAAGGAGTAAATATGATTCCCCTTGTCTATGATCAATTAAATCAAAGCACGCTTGATTCGATGTTTTTTTGTACCCTTTTAAAGAAGTCAAATGCAAAAATGATAGCAGATCTGGGCTGTGGAACAGGTCGTATCACTGAACAATTTGTTAAAGAAGGATATCATGTAACAGCGATTGATACGAACCAAGAAGCGCTCAATTTGGCGACCCAAAAAGAATTCAAAGGCAATGTTGAATGGATTCTTGGGGACAGTAAAGATCTTAAAAATAATACATATGATGCAGTCGTGATGACCGCAAATGTGGCACAGGTATTCTTAACAAGTGAGAGCTGGAAGCAAATGCTCTCAGATGTTTATAGGGCACTGAAGCCAGGAGGTCACATGATCTTTGACGTAAGAAATCCACTTGCTAAGGTATGGGAGGAGTGGGAGCAGGATTTGAGTCCTGATTATGCAAAACATCCAGAGACAGGGGAGGCTCTTGAAATTCTTACGGACTACGAAGGCTTTACAGAAGATGTGTATACATTTTTTGAGTCAGTGAGACAGGTTTCTACTGGTAAGATTTTGCAAAAGGAGCGTCTGCAACTACGGTTCCAAGCTAAAGAAGAGATTGACCTCTCCTTAAAGCAAACAGGGTTTAACGAGATCCATACATACGGTGATTGGCAGCTTAAACAAGCTTCGTCTCGGTCAAAATCGTTTATCTACATGGGTAAAAAATAG